A genomic segment from Nodularia sphaerocarpa UHCC 0038 encodes:
- a CDS encoding serine protease, which produces MKKSIILITTLLLLPIPTTAIENTHNTPPHTCQLKPANEETGEYSEQQLQTIASQTTVRVRGDSNGGSGTLLAKQGNTYLVITNAHVIRGVNNIQLTTTNNKTYTAQIVPNPNLENLDLALLKFQSNQNYCLRQITSIIPNLETPVIAAGYSIDKQQIVYRTGTVQQIPEKPLKEGYQIGYTSDIEQGMSGGTIINSRGEIIGINGKSAYPIMNTGFTYSDGTKPTQTQIQKMRTVSWGIPVSTFLAQVNQQTLTAYSLPLPKVRDSIPQTQLTGWLGEIEQKAQQITVKIQNKSGGNGSGFIIAREGNTYTVLTSAHVFSAPKDPNKICTNCEYEIIAVNGQAYPVEKSTIKVEIGVDLAVVKFTATEQNYQVATLANYNPNNDDYIFTAGYPKLGNNSPWRFTMGRILEKDTGLLRIRQSDFQSNNSSGLQTATSLTGGYELVYTSITYGGMSGGPVLDSLGRVIGIHGRAEAEEASDQNTGDCGNNVECQVQLGYSLGIPVSTFLGLSKRLGTPAPKVEKNRALQLNAQQVKSIEDAILSINISQGNTTASQWLERGNQLWRLRRYSEAVTAFKQAIEQKPSFVYLAYYGKGLALDSDKKYPEAIAAFEQTVKTNPNFLAAWLSLSVSHRKFNQFQQALVAIETAIQKQPKNPNLYNEKWGILYDLKRYVEAEAAINEAIKLSPRAAFYHNRGLNYEEQKKWELALADYNQAIQINPEAALPYNNRGSLYKEQKKWELALADYNQALQINPESADAYNNRGILYSEQKKWELALADYTKAIQINPELALAYNNRAILYEEQKKWELALADYTKALQINPEYAEAYYNRGNLYKEQKKWELALADYTKALQINPELAPAYSNRGVLYKEQNKWELALADYNQAIQINPEFAQAYTNRGNLYKEQKKWELALADYTKAIQINPEYAEAYYNRAILYYEQRKWELALADYTKAIQFNQEFAQAYSNRGVLYKEQKKWELALADYNQAIQINPEYYLAYNNRGNLYKEQKKWELALADYTKSIDIDPENADAYYNRGNLYSEQKKWELALADYTKSIQINPKAADAYYNRGNLYSEQKKWELALADFTKAIQINPEYALAYNNRGNLYKEQRKLELALADYTKAIQINPEDADAYTNRGTIYFQQKKRELALADFTKSIDIDPKNANAYNLRGIIYREQKKWELALADYNQAIEINPENANAYRNRGIIYREQEKWELALADFTKSIDIEPKNANAYNLRGLLYSLQQKWELALADFTKSIDIEPENANAYNLRGLVYERMGNQQKAIENYQQAAQLFQAQGNTADYERVMNMLKDLQR; this is translated from the coding sequence ATGAAAAAAAGCATCATTCTAATTACCACCCTACTACTCCTACCCATCCCCACAACAGCCATAGAAAACACCCACAATACTCCCCCCCACACCTGCCAACTAAAACCCGCCAACGAAGAAACAGGCGAATACTCAGAACAACAACTGCAAACCATAGCCAGCCAGACAACAGTCAGAGTCAGAGGAGATAGCAACGGCGGTTCAGGAACCCTACTCGCCAAACAAGGAAACACCTACCTAGTCATCACCAACGCCCATGTAATTAGAGGCGTAAACAACATTCAATTAACAACCACAAATAATAAAACCTACACAGCACAAATTGTCCCCAACCCCAACTTAGAAAACCTAGACCTAGCCCTACTAAAATTTCAATCAAATCAAAACTATTGTCTCAGACAAATAACCAGCATCATTCCAAACCTTGAAACACCAGTCATCGCCGCCGGATATTCCATAGACAAACAACAAATAGTCTATCGCACCGGAACAGTGCAACAAATACCAGAAAAACCACTCAAAGAAGGTTATCAAATTGGCTACACCAGCGACATCGAACAGGGAATGAGTGGCGGTACAATCATTAATAGTCGCGGAGAAATTATTGGCATAAATGGCAAAAGTGCCTATCCCATAATGAATACAGGTTTTACCTATTCAGATGGTACAAAACCCACACAAACACAAATTCAAAAAATGCGGACAGTCAGTTGGGGAATACCAGTTTCCACATTCTTAGCGCAGGTAAACCAACAGACATTAACAGCTTACTCCCTACCTTTACCAAAAGTTCGAGATAGCATACCGCAAACGCAACTCACAGGATGGTTAGGAGAAATAGAACAAAAAGCCCAACAAATCACCGTCAAAATTCAGAATAAAAGCGGTGGTAACGGTTCAGGATTTATCATCGCCAGAGAAGGAAACACCTATACAGTATTAACATCAGCCCACGTATTTTCTGCACCCAAAGATCCCAACAAGATATGTACTAACTGTGAATATGAAATAATAGCAGTAAATGGTCAAGCCTACCCCGTAGAGAAAAGCACAATTAAAGTAGAAATAGGTGTAGATTTAGCAGTAGTCAAATTCACTGCGACTGAGCAAAATTATCAAGTCGCCACCCTAGCAAATTATAACCCCAACAACGATGACTATATTTTCACAGCCGGGTATCCCAAACTAGGGAATAACTCACCTTGGCGATTCACAATGGGGAGAATCTTGGAAAAAGACACTGGATTATTAAGAATTCGCCAATCAGATTTTCAAAGTAACAATTCTAGCGGTTTACAAACAGCAACTTCCTTAACTGGAGGCTATGAATTAGTATACACCAGCATCACCTACGGAGGGATGAGTGGGGGACCAGTATTAGACTCACTCGGACGAGTCATTGGAATTCATGGACGCGCAGAAGCAGAAGAAGCTTCAGATCAGAACACTGGAGACTGTGGTAATAATGTCGAGTGTCAAGTACAACTAGGCTATAGTTTAGGGATTCCTGTCAGTACCTTTCTAGGGTTGTCGAAGCGATTGGGGACTCCAGCGCCGAAAGTCGAAAAAAATCGAGCGCTTCAGCTAAATGCACAGCAAGTCAAGTCTATTGAAGATGCAATATTATCAATTAATATATCACAAGGAAATACCACAGCCAGCCAGTGGCTAGAAAGAGGAAATCAACTGTGGCGGTTACGTCGTTATTCAGAAGCCGTCACAGCTTTTAAACAAGCGATTGAGCAAAAACCATCATTTGTTTACTTAGCTTATTATGGCAAGGGTTTGGCTTTGGATTCGGATAAGAAATATCCAGAAGCTATAGCTGCATTCGAGCAAACAGTGAAAACCAACCCAAACTTTTTAGCTGCTTGGCTCAGTTTAAGTGTATCCCATCGAAAATTCAATCAATTTCAGCAAGCATTAGTAGCAATAGAAACCGCAATACAAAAGCAACCCAAAAATCCCAACCTGTATAACGAGAAGTGGGGAATATTATATGATTTAAAAAGGTATGTAGAAGCAGAAGCAGCGATAAATGAGGCGATTAAACTTAGTCCTCGTGCTGCGTTTTACCACAATCGTGGTCTGAACTACGAAGAGCAGAAAAAATGGGAATTAGCTCTGGCTGATTATAACCAGGCGATTCAAATTAACCCGGAAGCTGCTCTACCTTACAACAATCGTGGAAGTCTCTACAAAGAGCAGAAAAAATGGGAATTAGCTCTGGCTGATTATAACCAAGCGCTTCAAATTAACCCGGAATCTGCTGATGCTTATAACAATCGTGGAATTCTCTACTCTGAGCAGAAAAAATGGGAATTAGCTCTGGCTGATTATACAAAAGCGATTCAAATTAACCCGGAATTGGCTCTAGCTTACAACAATCGTGCAATTCTCTACGAAGAGCAGAAAAAATGGGAATTAGCCCTGGCTGATTATACAAAGGCGCTTCAAATTAACCCGGAATATGCTGAAGCTTACTACAATCGTGGTAATCTCTACAAAGAGCAGAAGAAATGGGAATTAGCCCTAGCTGATTATACAAAGGCGCTTCAAATTAACCCGGAATTGGCTCCAGCTTACAGCAATCGTGGCGTTCTCTACAAAGAGCAAAACAAATGGGAATTAGCTCTGGCTGATTATAACCAGGCTATTCAAATTAACCCGGAATTTGCTCAAGCTTACACAAATCGCGGTAATCTCTACAAAGAGCAGAAAAAATGGGAATTAGCCCTGGCTGATTATACAAAAGCGATTCAAATTAACCCGGAATATGCTGAAGCTTACTACAATCGTGCAATTCTCTACTATGAGCAGAGAAAATGGGAATTAGCTCTGGCTGATTATACAAAGGCTATTCAATTTAACCAGGAATTTGCTCAAGCTTACAGCAATCGTGGTGTTCTCTACAAAGAGCAAAAGAAATGGGAATTAGCTCTGGCTGATTATAACCAAGCTATTCAAATTAACCCGGAATATTATCTAGCTTACAACAATCGTGGTAATCTCTACAAAGAGCAGAAAAAATGGGAATTAGCCCTGGCTGATTATACAAAGTCAATTGATATTGACCCTGAAAATGCTGATGCTTACTACAATCGTGGTAATCTCTACTCTGAGCAGAAAAAATGGGAATTAGCTCTGGCTGATTATACAAAGTCCATTCAAATTAACCCGAAAGCTGCTGATGCTTACTACAATCGTGGTAATCTCTACTCTGAGCAGAAAAAATGGGAATTAGCCCTGGCTGATTTTACAAAAGCGATTCAAATTAACCCGGAATATGCTCTAGCTTACAACAATCGTGGTAATCTCTACAAAGAGCAGAGAAAATTGGAATTAGCCCTGGCTGATTATACAAAAGCGATTCAAATTAACCCGGAAGATGCTGATGCTTACACAAATCGTGGTACCATATACTTTCAGCAGAAAAAACGGGAATTAGCCCTGGCTGATTTTACAAAGTCAATTGATATTGACCCGAAAAATGCTAATGCTTACAACCTTCGTGGTATCATATACAGAGAGCAGAAAAAATGGGAATTAGCTCTGGCTGATTATAACCAGGCGATTGAAATTAACCCGGAAAATGCTAATGCTTACAGGAATCGTGGTATCATATACAGAGAGCAGGAAAAATGGGAATTAGCCCTGGCTGATTTCACAAAGTCAATTGATATTGAACCGAAAAATGCTAATGCTTACAACCTTCGTGGTCTTCTCTACAGTCTGCAACAAAAATGGGAATTAGCCCTGGCTGATTTCACAAAGTCAATTGATATTGAACCGGAAAATGCTAATGCTTACAACCTTCGTGGATTAGTTTACGAGCGAATGGGTAATCAACAAAAAGCCATTGAAAATTACCAACAAGCAGCCCAACTCTTCCAAGCTCAAGGTAATACTGCTGATTATGAAAGGGTTATGAATATGTTAAAAGATTTGCAAAGATAA
- the hemW gene encoding radical SAM family heme chaperone HemW encodes MSQNVNIYAIASSAYVHIPFCRRRCFYCDFPVSVVGDRLRGETSGTISQYVEVLCQEIAMTAASGEPLKTIFFGGGTPSLLSIEQLQRILATLEKHFGIAAGAEISMEVDPGTFDLAHISGYGSVGVNRVSLGVQAFQLELLQLAGRSHSVVDILTSVDLIHQVEIAEFSLDLISGLPHQSLEQWQDSLKQAVTLMPTHISIYDLTIEAGTAFGRYYKPGDQPLPTDETTVKMYETAQQVLTSAGYEHYEISNYARPGHQCQHNRVYWENRPYYAFGMGAASYIQGKRFTRPRKTQEYYQWVKAGGVIDCEVTPQKEVLLETLMLGLRLAEGLSLAMLAQKFGEEKVKDIHQCLQPYLEKGWVEVVGGRLRLSDPQGFLFSNVVLADLFEKLG; translated from the coding sequence ATGAGTCAAAATGTTAATATTTATGCCATAGCTAGTTCTGCTTATGTCCACATTCCTTTTTGCAGACGGCGGTGTTTTTATTGTGATTTCCCTGTTTCTGTGGTGGGCGATCGCCTCCGAGGAGAAACATCTGGTACAATCTCTCAATATGTAGAGGTGCTATGCCAAGAAATCGCCATGACGGCTGCATCTGGTGAACCTCTGAAAACGATTTTTTTTGGTGGTGGTACTCCTTCTTTACTATCTATAGAACAGTTACAACGGATATTGGCAACCCTAGAAAAACATTTTGGGATTGCTGCTGGTGCAGAAATCTCTATGGAAGTAGACCCAGGGACGTTTGATTTAGCACATATATCTGGCTATGGTAGCGTGGGCGTAAATCGGGTAAGTTTGGGTGTACAAGCGTTTCAATTAGAGTTGTTGCAGCTTGCGGGGCGATCGCACTCTGTTGTAGATATTCTCACATCTGTGGACTTAATTCACCAAGTAGAAATAGCCGAATTTAGCTTAGACCTAATCTCAGGTTTGCCGCATCAGTCTTTGGAACAATGGCAGGATTCTCTCAAGCAAGCAGTAACGCTGATGCCTACTCACATATCTATCTATGACCTTACCATAGAAGCGGGGACGGCTTTTGGTCGTTATTACAAACCGGGTGATCAGCCATTACCAACGGATGAAACCACAGTCAAAATGTACGAAACAGCACAGCAAGTTTTGACGAGTGCTGGTTATGAACATTACGAAATTTCTAATTATGCTCGTCCTGGGCATCAATGTCAGCATAATCGAGTGTATTGGGAAAACCGCCCTTATTATGCTTTTGGCATGGGTGCGGCGAGTTATATACAGGGAAAACGCTTTACTCGTCCGCGTAAGACTCAGGAATATTACCAGTGGGTGAAGGCTGGAGGTGTAATTGATTGCGAAGTGACTCCACAGAAGGAGGTATTATTAGAAACTTTAATGTTGGGGTTGCGGTTGGCTGAGGGTTTGAGTTTGGCAATGTTGGCGCAGAAGTTCGGGGAAGAAAAGGTAAAAGATATTCACCAATGTTTACAGCCTTATTTAGAAAAGGGTTGGGTGGAAGTGGTTGGGGGAAGGTTGCGTTTATCTGATCCCCAAGGATTTTTGTTTTCTAATGTGGTGTTGGCTGATTTGTTTGAAAAGTTGGGTTAA
- a CDS encoding REP-associated tyrosine transposase, which yields MPNYRRLIIPGGTYFFTQVTYQRRPWLCSDIARSTLRTAINDVRQNYPFSIDALILLPNHLHCIWTLPDGDTNYTTRWRLIKTFVTKHCGEKLAIEAQMTDSRHKRRESNLWQRRFWEHAIRDEADFAAHCDYIHYNPVKHGFCKAPNQWKFSSFHRFVAQGIYPEDWGSEAVPNIPSNVGFE from the coding sequence TTGCCTAATTATAGAAGACTCATAATTCCAGGCGGGACTTACTTTTTCACCCAAGTGACTTATCAACGTCGCCCCTGGTTATGTAGCGATATTGCTCGTTCTACATTGCGTACAGCAATTAATGATGTCCGTCAAAACTATCCGTTTTCAATTGATGCGCTGATTTTATTACCAAATCATCTTCATTGTATTTGGACTTTACCCGATGGCGATACTAACTATACAACTCGTTGGCGATTAATCAAAACCTTTGTGACCAAACACTGTGGCGAAAAATTGGCAATTGAAGCACAAATGACCGATTCACGCCATAAACGCCGGGAAAGTAACTTATGGCAACGTCGGTTTTGGGAACACGCTATTCGAGATGAAGCTGATTTTGCCGCCCATTGTGATTACATACATTACAATCCGGTCAAACACGGTTTTTGTAAAGCTCCAAATCAATGGAAGTTTTCCAGTTTTCATCGATTTGTTGCACAAGGAATTTATCCAGAAGATTGGGGTAGTGAAGCCGTACCAAATATACCTAGTAATGTGGGGTTTGAATAG
- a CDS encoding RNA polymerase sigma factor, protein MTNDFPNPDDTLNHELQQLIKEANRYPTNSHATHRAKRRIALNKLLNAIQSSGKLSKQTKWLGLPNHEDYYQEALQRTFLEICQKTGQYNSEYPVMAWVNRIFTLRFYDVLKKDQKRGITYLPKHQEKMQILSLDEINKDLPTEHQISEEQQLKEIIANDPENFLTNEHIKNQPQANLKAILQMILAGKQWQEISQELDVPIPTASSFYQRRMRKIITYLKKYI, encoded by the coding sequence ATGACCAATGATTTCCCCAACCCAGACGATACACTCAACCACGAACTACAACAGCTAATTAAAGAAGCCAACCGCTATCCCACCAACAGTCATGCAACTCACAGAGCCAAAAGACGCATAGCTTTAAACAAACTGCTCAACGCAATTCAGAGTTCTGGAAAATTGAGCAAGCAAACAAAGTGGTTAGGATTACCGAACCATGAAGACTATTATCAGGAAGCATTGCAACGCACATTTTTAGAAATTTGTCAAAAAACTGGTCAATATAATTCAGAATACCCTGTAATGGCATGGGTAAATAGAATTTTCACCCTAAGATTTTATGATGTGTTGAAAAAAGACCAGAAAAGAGGAATTACATACTTACCTAAGCATCAAGAAAAAATGCAAATCCTGTCATTAGATGAAATCAACAAAGATTTACCCACAGAACATCAGATATCAGAAGAACAGCAGCTAAAAGAAATTATAGCAAATGACCCAGAAAACTTTTTAACCAATGAACATATTAAAAACCAACCACAAGCTAACTTAAAAGCCATTTTACAAATGATATTAGCAGGTAAACAATGGCAAGAAATCTCCCAAGAATTAGACGTACCAATTCCCACAGCATCCAGCTTTTACCAAAGGCGGATGCGTAAAATCATCACGTACTTAAAGAAATATATATAG
- a CDS encoding PIN/TRAM domain-containing protein has product MLDAIIIISFILAAAGIGFYSIELLPDGSLDAVTNLEALRLVVAVFAAIIGGAIGLSFQTSYRRLQAQVREMPLEMILTRAIGLVIGLLLANLMLAPLFLLPIPTDFGFIKPLVAVVGSILLAVTGMNLADTHGRGLLRFINPNTVETMVVEGTLKPANTKVLDTSCIIDGRIEALLETGFLEGQILVPQFVLQELQQVADASKDQKRVRGRRGLEILTRIKKEYPDRILINPVDYEDTATVDAKLVRFAQEINGTLLTNDYNLSKVASVQKVPVLNVNDLVNAVRSTYLPGDNLDLKILKEGKEPSQGVGYLDDGTMVVVEEGSNYVGGEVRVVVTSALQTSAGRMIFAKPQASALA; this is encoded by the coding sequence ATGCTTGATGCCATTATCATTATCTCATTCATCCTAGCTGCTGCGGGAATAGGGTTCTATAGCATTGAACTACTACCCGATGGCTCCCTAGACGCAGTAACAAATTTAGAAGCCTTACGCTTAGTTGTAGCCGTCTTTGCCGCCATTATTGGCGGTGCAATCGGACTGAGTTTCCAAACGTCATATCGGCGCTTACAAGCACAAGTCCGAGAAATGCCCCTAGAAATGATATTAACTCGTGCCATTGGCTTAGTAATTGGGCTATTGCTAGCTAACTTAATGCTAGCACCATTATTCTTGCTCCCTATCCCCACAGATTTTGGCTTTATCAAGCCATTGGTAGCAGTTGTGGGAAGTATATTACTAGCCGTCACCGGGATGAATTTAGCCGATACCCACGGGCGGGGTTTATTGCGGTTTATCAATCCCAACACCGTAGAAACAATGGTAGTAGAAGGAACACTCAAACCTGCCAATACCAAAGTTTTAGACACCAGTTGCATTATTGATGGTCGCATTGAAGCCTTACTAGAAACCGGATTTCTGGAAGGACAAATTCTAGTCCCACAGTTTGTCTTGCAAGAATTGCAACAAGTAGCCGATGCGAGTAAAGACCAAAAGCGGGTACGGGGAAGGCGCGGATTAGAAATTCTCACCCGCATTAAGAAAGAGTACCCAGACCGGATTTTGATTAACCCCGTTGACTACGAAGATACTGCCACAGTCGATGCTAAGTTAGTCCGTTTTGCCCAAGAAATCAACGGTACATTACTGACTAATGACTACAACTTATCGAAAGTAGCCAGCGTCCAGAAAGTGCCAGTTTTGAACGTCAATGACTTAGTGAATGCAGTGCGTTCTACTTACTTACCCGGTGATAATCTTGACCTGAAGATTCTCAAAGAAGGCAAAGAACCCAGTCAAGGAGTAGGCTACCTAGACGATGGCACAATGGTGGTCGTTGAAGAAGGTAGTAATTATGTCGGTGGTGAAGTGCGGGTAGTCGTCACCAGTGCTTTGCAAACCTCAGCCGGACGGATGATTTTTGCTAAACCCCAAGCTTCAGCATTGGCGTGA
- a CDS encoding DUF1822 family protein: MNSITEQLTFSTPLTREAHTIAQQCSQGISNPIKRQQIYLNTLAVYAVDNYLQCMGFTTNWPASDSRNQLAIKLMNVADLEIKNLGKLECRPVLHPAEKCEIPPEVMSDRIGYVAVQLNTSLKTATIVGFTPQPAAKIPLNQLQTLSDFLLYLSQIEIANSPETAHSSNLVKIGQWLDGIIDAGWQSIEQILTPQQLGLAFKSAVSMTRGQRIDLGIEINKIPLALVMKVTTAHTGEIDILTQIYPVQKNVLPAGVKLSISDQTGATILQVTSRTEDNWIQLEFSAEIGEKFQITVAYSQLQQTREFEI, translated from the coding sequence ATGAATAGCATCACAGAACAACTAACCTTTAGCACTCCTTTAACCAGAGAAGCCCATACTATTGCTCAACAATGTAGCCAAGGCATATCTAACCCAATCAAACGTCAACAAATTTATCTTAATACATTAGCCGTGTATGCCGTAGATAATTATCTCCAATGTATGGGATTTACCACAAATTGGCCAGCAAGCGACAGCCGCAATCAATTAGCAATTAAATTGATGAACGTCGCCGATTTAGAAATCAAAAATTTAGGTAAATTAGAATGTCGTCCAGTCTTACACCCAGCAGAAAAATGTGAAATTCCACCAGAAGTAATGTCAGACAGAATAGGTTATGTAGCCGTTCAACTTAACACCTCCTTAAAAACAGCGACAATAGTAGGTTTTACCCCGCAACCAGCCGCAAAAATTCCTCTAAATCAGTTGCAAACCTTATCAGATTTCTTACTGTATTTGAGTCAAATAGAAATAGCCAACTCTCCAGAAACCGCACATTCATCAAACCTAGTAAAAATTGGACAATGGTTAGATGGAATTATCGATGCAGGTTGGCAGAGTATAGAACAAATTTTAACTCCTCAACAACTGGGATTAGCCTTTAAAAGTGCTGTCAGCATGACAAGGGGGCAAAGAATTGATTTGGGGATAGAAATCAATAAAATCCCTCTAGCCTTAGTCATGAAAGTGACAACAGCACATACAGGTGAAATTGATATTTTAACCCAAATATATCCAGTCCAAAAAAACGTCTTACCAGCAGGAGTAAAATTAAGTATTAGCGACCAAACAGGAGCAACAATATTACAAGTCACATCCAGAACCGAAGATAATTGGATTCAATTAGAATTTAGTGCCGAAATAGGAGAAAAATTTCAGATAACAGTAGCTTATAGTCAATTGCAACAAACCAGAGAATTTGAAATTTAA